A single window of Solenopsis invicta isolate M01_SB chromosome 3, UNIL_Sinv_3.0, whole genome shotgun sequence DNA harbors:
- the LOC105204726 gene encoding importin-13 produces the protein MDYATIVDNAVRQFYSAGSNEAHSWLLRVQTSPEAWHFVWQLLDPSKSYEVQFFAATTLHTKISKQWNEVPEAEYPVLRERLLNSVRRSNIPLCILTKLCQALAAFVANVYSAKNKEQSGSIVDELLDILPYNSTSALELLLRVLSTLPVEYEKRHEAKSANLNVSLVNSWCQTTWFLQQVFSMCNPDSQGNDGVLYSLGLECAQSWLKIGQLPLETTSQIYPYLLIAAAHYAPNKDENHGDDENIKSWEIVQDCLIMIVTHYDLHKRPQTFWEWAKSLVLMAKQCNRKYFCEILTAIGEAHSRAFLIALAENSNEAHTWTAMGLIELLLECSELEGRYPTDETRSCIPFGFWYALQDDCATLDEPLENRALEALKPIYFRLSQALLRKSTLPTSPSERGNADERELFRCYRQDVADTLDYCYSVLDTDLLALLGQRLSMEDSPWTHIESTLHAFKALAESVGTQEYCYIPALINLIIVHIPYHIYPEEVLTSACSTLGAYAEWIGEHPEPWLEKVLQLVTQGLTRNSATAPIASMALKDLTRECGSYLAPYAPSILHTISQTLPNVEPGGGEGLRLMYAAGKLLNVLSSMEEQLVHLEATLGLCVTKIKEFLGQPLFTARLSVTNYLKMVTMFFSTIEGAIGKAVLDGVLPVFNQIITHPEWSQDNATLEAMHMCAQKSLSALRQPEIEARPLLPILSTSYKIWPHPAALNLLKQLVLLFGRDPDNIVSPVLAEMSSLTLNGVKACRSVQGDLSEWSDLMEAYMGVLAQICKKNARLLLQVPDQIPDMLQCGIACLTLPETATAKAAGHFLSHAIVQSPHLQTFIQPIGQELVAAILHCVGGAMPHNNLDPHTEVLLALNKTCPEWTAQWLRTGLENQKNLAAVLQKDDVARILRERTNRSRLCNVLKEFSIQCRQKTGI, from the exons ATGGATTATGCAACGATCGTCGACAACGCGGTCAGGCAGTTTTACTCGGCGGGCAGCAACGAGGCGCATTCATGGCTCCTGCGGGTGCAAACCTCCCCCGAAGCCTGGCACTTCGTGTGGCAACTTCTGGACCCTTCCAAG TCGTACGAGGTGCAATTTTTTGCGGCAACGACTCTACATACAAAGATATCCAAGCAGTGGAACGAAGTGCCTGAAGCTGAGTATCCGGTGTTGAGGGAACGTTTGCTCAATAGCGTGAGAAGATCCAATATCCCTTTATGCATCCTTACGAAGCTCTGTCAAGCG TTAGCCGCGTTTGTAGCCAACGTTTACAGTGCAAAGAACAAGGAACAGAGTGGGAGTATAGTTGACGAACTGCTTGACATTTTACCTTACAATTCCACATCTGCATTAGAATTACTGCTTCGAGTGCTCTCGACGCTTCCTGTTGAG TACGAGAAGAGACACGAAGCGAAGAGTGCCAACTTGAATGTCAGCTTGGTCAACAGCTGGTGCCAAACTACATGGTTCTTGCAGCAGGTCTTTTCAATGTGTAACCCAGATTCCCAAGGCAACGACGGTGTATTATACTCCTTGGGATTGGAATGCGCTCAATCATGGCTCAAAATTGGTCAGCTACCTTTAGAGACCACCAGCCAGATCTATCCATATTTATTAATAGCCGCGGCTCATTACGCGCCTAATAA AGACGAGAATCATGGCGATGATGAGAACATTAAGAGCTGGGAGATAGTACAAGATTGTTTAATCATGATCGTAACGCACTATGATCTTCACAAACGGCCGCAAACATTTTGGGAATGGGCTAAGAGTTTGGTATTGATGGCGAAGCAGTGTAACAGAAAATACTTTTGCGAAATATTAACTGCCATCGGAGAGGCTCACAGTCGGGCGTTTCTGATCGCCTTGGCCGAGAATTCTAACGAGGCACACACGTGGACGGCCATGGGACTGATCGAGCTGCTGTTGGAGTGCTCGGAATTGGAAGGACGTTATCCCACCGATGAGACGCGTAGCTGCATTCCGTTTGGATTCTGGTACGCGTTGCAGGACGATTGCGCTACGTTAGATGAACCGTTGGAGAACCGAGCTTTGGAGGCATTGAAGCCGATTTATTTTCGGCTGTCTCAGGCGTTGTTGCGAAAATCAACGTTGCCCACGTCTCCGAGCGAAAGGGGAAACGCGGACGAACGCGAGCTCTTCAGATGTTATAGACAAGATGTAGCAGACACGTTGGACTATTGTTACAGCGTTCTCGATACCGATCTGCTGGCACTTCTTGGACAAAGATTAAGCATGGAAGACTCGCCGTGGACCCATATAGAATCAACATTACACGCTTTCAAAGCTCTAGCAGAGAGCGTCGGCACTCAGGAGTACTGTTACATACCTGCACTGATAAACTTGATTATCGTTCACATACCTTATCATATTTATCCCGAGGAG GTATTAACGTCTGCTTGTTCGACGCTGGGTGCATACGCCGAATGGATAGGAGAGCATCCCGAGCCTTGGCTGGAGAAAGTGTTGCAGCTCGTTACTCAGGGATTGACCAGAAATTCCGCGACAGCGCCGATTGCAAGTATGGCACTGAAAGATCTGACGAGAGAGTGCGGATCGTATCTCGCCCCTTATGCACCATCTATACTTCACACTATCAGTCAGACACTACCGAATGTCGAGCCTGGCGGTGGGGAAGGTTTGCGACTCATGTATGCGGCCGGAAAGCTGCTTAATGTGTTGTCTTCTATGGAGGAGCAACTGGTGCATCTGGAGGCGACGTTGGGACTATGCGTGACGAAGATAAAAGAGTTCTTGGGACAACCGTTGTTCACGGCGCGTCTCAGCGTGACGAATTATCTGAAGATGGTTACTATGTTCTTTAGTACGATCGAGGGCGCGATCGGCAAAGCCGTGCTGGACGGCGTGCTGCCGGTGTTCAATCAGATAATCACACATCCCGAATGGAGCCAGGACAACGCCACGTTGGAGGCGATGCACATGTGCGCGCAAAAATCCTTGTCGGCATTGCGGCAGCCGGAGATCGAGGCACGACCCTTGCTGCCAATCCTGTCGACCTCCTACAAGATCTGGCCACATCCAGCCGCATTAAATCTATTGAAGCAGCTCGTATTGCTTTTCGGCAGGGATCCGGACAACATTGTGAGTCCAGTGCTCGCGGAAATGAGCTCATTAACATTGAATGGTGTGAAGGCATGCAGGTCGGTTCAGGGTGACCTGTCCGAGTGGTCAGATCTGATGGAAGCCTACATGGGTGTGCTTGCGCAGATCTGCAAAAAGAACGCCCGGTTGTTGTTGCAAGTCCCGGATCAAATACCAGATATGCTGCAATGCG GGATTGCTTGTCTAACGCTTCCGGAGACAGCTACGGCCAAAGCGGCCGGACATTTTCTTAGTCACGCGATTGTACAAAGCCCACACCTGCAAACGTTTATTCAACCGATCGGACAAGAACTTGTCGCCGCGATTTTACATTGTGTCG GTGGAGCAATGCCTCATAATAATTTGGATCCTCACACCGAAGTTCTGTTAGCATTAAACAAAACGTGTCCGGAATGGACCGCGCAATGGTTACGCACCGGACTTGAGAATCAAAAAAACCTCGCAGCCGTATTACAGAAGGATGACGTTGCGCGCATTTTGCGTGAGAGGACAAACAGGTCGCGACTTTGCAACGTACTAAAGGAATTTAGTATTCAATGTCGTCAGAAGACGGGTATTTGA